One part of the Candidatus Alcyoniella australis genome encodes these proteins:
- a CDS encoding MaoC family dehydratase N-terminal domain-containing protein, whose amino-acid sequence MIDPKFIGKTYEPVTYEVGREKIKEFAVALTDDSPVFLDPAASPHGDIIAPPTFVVRVQADAIAKLLFDREIDLNFMMLVHGEQEFEWFDVMRPGDVLVTQTTVKEIYEKDDNKDFIIGECVTKRGDQVVVVGRYNFVVRR is encoded by the coding sequence ATGATCGACCCCAAGTTCATTGGGAAGACCTACGAGCCGGTGACCTACGAGGTCGGCCGGGAGAAGATCAAGGAATTCGCCGTCGCGCTTACAGACGACAGCCCGGTGTTTCTCGACCCGGCGGCGAGCCCCCACGGCGACATCATTGCGCCGCCGACTTTTGTCGTGCGCGTGCAGGCCGACGCCATCGCCAAACTGCTGTTCGACCGGGAGATCGATCTGAACTTCATGATGCTCGTGCACGGCGAGCAGGAGTTCGAGTGGTTCGACGTGATGCGGCCCGGCGACGTACTGGTCACTCAGACCACGGTCAAGGAGATCTACGAGAAGGACGACAACAAGGACTTCATCATTGGCGAGTGCGTGACCAAGCGCGGCGACCAGGTGGTCGTTGTCGGCCGCTACAACTTCGTGGTGCGGAGGTAG